A single genomic interval of Pelagerythrobacter marensis harbors:
- a CDS encoding ATP-binding cassette domain-containing protein gives MDAVSPIELGFSGLVKRFGATRAIDGVDLEIARGSFVALVGASGSGKSTLLKTVNRLIVPDEGAVLFAGEDVRTLPAPALRRRIGYVFQSVGLFPHMTVAENIAIGPRLARQPIGAARVAELLALVELEAGHARRMPDELSGGQRQRVGVARALAGDPRLLLMDEPFGALDPVTRDALGRKVRELHGRLGLTTLMVTHDMTEALLLAERVLVMASGRIVADETPHSLLAGAGGAEAQALVAVPRDQADAIAELEK, from the coding sequence ATGGATGCGGTGTCCCCGATCGAGCTTGGCTTCAGCGGTCTCGTCAAACGCTTTGGCGCGACGCGGGCGATCGACGGGGTCGATCTGGAGATCGCCCGCGGAAGCTTCGTCGCACTGGTCGGCGCTTCCGGTTCGGGCAAGTCGACCCTGCTCAAGACGGTCAATCGGCTGATCGTGCCGGACGAAGGCGCGGTTCTCTTCGCCGGGGAGGACGTGCGCACCCTGCCCGCGCCCGCGCTGCGGCGGCGGATCGGTTACGTCTTCCAGTCGGTCGGCCTGTTCCCGCATATGACCGTGGCGGAAAACATCGCGATCGGGCCGCGCCTTGCCCGGCAGCCGATCGGCGCAGCGCGCGTGGCGGAGCTGCTGGCGCTCGTCGAACTCGAAGCCGGTCACGCCCGGCGCATGCCGGACGAGCTTTCCGGCGGGCAACGCCAGCGCGTCGGCGTGGCGCGCGCGCTGGCCGGCGATCCGCGGCTGCTGCTGATGGACGAACCGTTCGGCGCGCTCGATCCTGTCACCCGCGACGCTCTTGGACGCAAAGTGCGCGAGCTGCACGGCCGGCTGGGGCTGACCACGCTCATGGTCACTCATGACATGACGGAGGCGCTGCTGCTGGCCGAGCGCGTGCTGGTCATGGCGAGTGGCCGGATCGTGGCCGACGAAACCCCGCATTCCCTGCTGGCCGGCGCGGGGGGCGCGGAGGCGCAGGCGCTGGTCGCCGTCCCGCGCGACCAGGCCGACGCCATCGCCGAGCTGGAAAAGTGA
- a CDS encoding glycine betaine ABC transporter substrate-binding protein: MSGIGTILLGLGDKLAAHVLLAAAAIALGVVVALPLAVWASRSPPVARVALGFASLVQTIPALALLALFFPILLSLRAVFGEGLPTLGFLPALLALALYALLPILRNAVTAREHMAPGVLEAADGVGMTGWQKLRLVEAPLAAPYIMAGIRTASVWTIGAATLATTVGQPSLGDPIFAGLQTQNWALVLAGCIASAGLALVADALLGAIERGFATRRRLPVWTGAALALAGIAAAAFAQFAPGDRDDTVVIGAKSFSEQYILARLIGQRLREAGYRVEYRDGLGSAVVHDALTSGAIDISIDYTGTLWTNEMEREGNPGREAIYRAIVEWERETSGTLVLGRLGFENAYALAMRADRAEALGVRSIADLAPQARRLTIGADPEFFRRPEWSAVRDAYALRFGQQRTFQPTFMYNALQSGEADVISAYTSDGRIAADRLVVLDDPQDAFPAYDALVLIAPDRADDAQLVAALRPLVGAIDVATMREANLSVDRTDAGKKTPAEAARELAAKLDL, encoded by the coding sequence GTGAGCGGGATCGGGACGATCCTGCTGGGTCTGGGCGACAAGCTCGCCGCCCACGTCCTGCTCGCGGCAGCGGCAATCGCGCTGGGCGTCGTGGTCGCACTGCCGCTCGCGGTCTGGGCGAGCCGGTCGCCCCCGGTGGCGCGCGTGGCGCTCGGCTTCGCAAGCCTCGTGCAGACGATTCCGGCCCTCGCGCTGCTGGCGCTGTTCTTCCCGATCCTGCTGTCGCTGCGCGCGGTGTTCGGCGAAGGGTTGCCCACGCTCGGCTTCCTGCCCGCGCTGCTCGCGCTCGCGCTCTATGCGCTGCTGCCGATCCTCAGAAACGCGGTGACCGCGCGCGAGCACATGGCGCCCGGCGTGCTCGAAGCGGCCGACGGCGTGGGCATGACCGGCTGGCAGAAGCTGCGCCTGGTCGAGGCGCCGCTGGCCGCGCCCTATATCATGGCCGGGATCCGCACCGCCTCGGTCTGGACGATCGGCGCGGCGACGCTCGCCACGACCGTCGGCCAGCCGAGCCTGGGCGATCCGATCTTCGCCGGTCTCCAGACGCAGAACTGGGCGCTCGTGCTGGCAGGCTGCATCGCCAGCGCCGGGCTGGCGCTGGTGGCCGACGCCCTGCTGGGCGCGATCGAGCGCGGCTTCGCCACCCGGCGGCGCTTGCCGGTGTGGACGGGCGCCGCGCTCGCCCTCGCCGGCATTGCTGCGGCGGCCTTCGCGCAGTTCGCGCCCGGCGATCGGGACGATACGGTGGTGATCGGCGCGAAAAGCTTTTCGGAACAGTATATTCTCGCCCGCCTGATCGGCCAGCGCCTGCGCGAGGCGGGCTATCGCGTCGAGTACCGCGACGGCCTGGGCTCCGCGGTGGTCCACGACGCGCTGACGAGCGGCGCGATCGACATTTCGATCGACTACACCGGCACGCTGTGGACCAACGAGATGGAGCGCGAGGGGAATCCCGGCCGCGAGGCGATCTATCGCGCGATCGTGGAGTGGGAGCGGGAGACCAGCGGCACGCTGGTCCTCGGCCGGCTCGGTTTCGAGAACGCCTATGCTCTGGCAATGCGCGCGGACCGCGCCGAGGCGCTGGGCGTGCGCTCGATCGCCGATCTTGCCCCGCAGGCGCGCCGCCTGACCATCGGCGCGGATCCGGAATTCTTTCGCCGCCCCGAATGGTCGGCCGTGCGCGACGCCTATGCCCTGCGCTTCGGGCAACAGCGCACGTTCCAGCCGACGTTCATGTACAACGCGCTGCAATCGGGGGAGGCCGATGTCATCAGCGCCTATACCTCGGATGGCCGGATCGCCGCCGACCGCCTGGTCGTGCTGGACGATCCGCAGGATGCCTTCCCGGCCTACGACGCGCTGGTCCTGATCGCGCCGGACCGCGCCGACGACGCCCAGCTCGTGGCTGCGCTGCGGCCGCTGGTCGGCGCGATCGACGTCGCGACGATGCGCGAGGCGAACCTGTCGGTCGATCGCACCGATGCCGGCAAGAAAACCCCGGCAGAAGCCGCGCGCGAACTGGCGGCGAAGCTCGACCTCTAG
- a CDS encoding class I SAM-dependent methyltransferase gives MTGQADDGLPGDLGGIFRRLIRTAGPISLAQFMGESNARYYAGRDPLGTAGDFVTAPEISQMFGELIGLWLADMWLRAGRREPVLYVELGPGRGTLAKDALRAAQRHGLEPEVHFVEGSAALREVQERAVPGARWHSDLAGVPEDAPLLLVANEFLDALPVRQLVRTGDGWRERMVGLEGDDFVFVAGRQPMDEAVPAAWRDAPPGTLLETSPASAAIAHELAGRLAKQGGAALVIDYGHGEMRAGSTLQAVRAHAKVDPFAAPGEADLTAHVDFATLARVIEAGGARHLGTVAQGRWLRSLGIDARARALAARAPHYAEEIERARRRLVDDAQMGRLFKVMGVAAPDWPDGAGFDAE, from the coding sequence ATGACCGGCCAGGCCGACGACGGCCTGCCGGGCGATCTGGGCGGGATATTTCGCCGGCTGATCCGCACCGCGGGGCCGATCTCGCTCGCGCAGTTCATGGGGGAGAGCAACGCGCGCTATTACGCCGGTCGCGACCCCCTGGGCACGGCGGGCGATTTCGTCACCGCGCCCGAGATCAGCCAGATGTTCGGCGAACTGATCGGCCTGTGGCTGGCCGACATGTGGCTCCGCGCGGGGCGCCGGGAGCCTGTGCTCTATGTCGAGCTGGGGCCGGGTCGCGGGACGCTGGCCAAGGATGCGCTGCGCGCGGCGCAACGGCACGGGCTGGAACCCGAAGTGCACTTCGTCGAAGGGTCGGCCGCGCTGCGCGAGGTGCAGGAACGGGCCGTGCCCGGGGCGCGCTGGCATTCCGATCTCGCGGGCGTTCCCGAAGATGCGCCGCTGCTGCTGGTGGCCAACGAGTTTCTCGACGCGCTGCCGGTGCGCCAGCTGGTCCGCACCGGCGACGGCTGGCGCGAGCGCATGGTGGGGCTGGAAGGGGACGATTTCGTATTCGTCGCCGGGCGGCAACCGATGGACGAGGCCGTCCCGGCCGCCTGGCGGGACGCGCCGCCGGGCACTCTGCTCGAAACCAGTCCCGCCTCGGCGGCTATCGCGCATGAACTGGCCGGCCGTCTGGCGAAACAGGGCGGGGCGGCGCTGGTGATCGATTACGGGCATGGCGAAATGCGTGCAGGCTCGACGCTCCAGGCGGTGCGCGCCCATGCGAAAGTCGATCCTTTCGCGGCGCCGGGCGAGGCTGACCTGACCGCGCATGTCGACTTCGCCACGCTCGCGCGCGTTATCGAAGCGGGCGGGGCCCGGCACCTGGGCACCGTCGCGCAAGGCCGCTGGTTGCGCAGCCTGGGGATCGACGCCCGCGCCCGGGCCCTCGCCGCGCGCGCGCCGCACTATGCCGAAGAGATCGAGCGTGCCCGCCGCCGGCTGGTCGACGATGCGCAGATGGGCCGGCTGTTCAAGGTCATGGGCGTTGCCGCGCCGGACTGGCCCGACGGCGCCGGCTTCGACGCGGAGTGA